A window of the Streptomyces formicae genome harbors these coding sequences:
- a CDS encoding conjugal transfer protein, with translation MKEVDRGVLVAATLPAEVSAPPVGEAAGLAYGPMHEARSSAPVVQTLQAVFSAYRAGSGELEPYLSPGTAISPVSPAPSAATAVQRLAEAGRRDPYAAESAKPRDGQRRRLLVEVEAVGPSGAGWPLAYAVELRARDGRWEVAALGAAPVLEDPQVTGRKN, from the coding sequence GTGAAGGAAGTCGACCGGGGTGTGCTGGTGGCGGCCACGTTGCCGGCAGAGGTGTCCGCGCCGCCGGTCGGTGAGGCCGCTGGGTTGGCGTACGGGCCGATGCACGAGGCGCGCAGCTCAGCGCCGGTCGTACAGACGCTGCAGGCGGTGTTCAGCGCGTACCGGGCCGGCAGCGGGGAGCTGGAGCCCTACCTCTCCCCCGGGACGGCGATCTCACCGGTGTCCCCGGCTCCGTCCGCGGCGACCGCGGTGCAGCGGCTCGCGGAGGCCGGGAGGCGGGACCCGTATGCGGCTGAGTCCGCGAAGCCCCGCGATGGTCAGCGCCGGCGACTCCTGGTCGAGGTCGAGGCAGTCGGCCCGTCCGGTGCGGGATGGCCGCTCGCGTACGCGGTGGAGCTCAGGGCGCGCGATGGCCGCTGGGAGGTCGCCGCTCTCGGCGCGGCCCCCGTTCTTGAAGATCCGCAGGTAACAGGGAGGAAGAACTGA
- a CDS encoding IS701 family transposase, whose translation MGGELAEARVWAGELRALHERFVHRFARSEPCESALAYMRGLISPLERKNGWTLAEEAGHAGPDRIHRLLNRIDWDADEVLGDVRGYVVEHLGDPEAVLIVDDTGFLKKGVRSAGVQRQYSGTAGRTENSQIGVFLAYAGRRGRTLIDRRLYLPASWTDDRDRCRAAGIADDVAFETKVVTAKAMVRKAIADKVPFRWVTADAAYGFSKGWRSELERADVFHVMATTRHDTVVTRWAIDHPVHDLFPGLSRQKWKRRSCGNGAHGPRVYDWARVEVRPWHREDRRHWVIARRSVSRPQEISYYIAYCPAETTLDELIHVAGSRWAVEECFQSAKQECGLDDYQVRRYDGWHRHMTLAMAAHACLTVLKARSSDIGKAETDPPSSYPSPSPKSDG comes from the coding sequence ATGGGTGGGGAACTTGCTGAGGCCCGGGTGTGGGCTGGTGAGCTGAGGGCTTTGCATGAGCGGTTCGTGCATCGTTTTGCCAGGTCGGAGCCGTGTGAGTCGGCGCTTGCGTATATGCGGGGGTTGATATCTCCGTTGGAGCGGAAGAACGGGTGGACGCTGGCGGAGGAGGCCGGTCATGCGGGTCCGGACCGGATCCACCGGCTGCTGAACCGGATCGACTGGGACGCGGATGAGGTCCTGGGCGATGTGCGGGGCTATGTGGTCGAGCATCTCGGCGATCCGGAGGCGGTGTTGATCGTGGACGACACCGGGTTCTTGAAGAAGGGTGTCCGCTCGGCCGGGGTTCAGCGCCAGTATTCCGGGACCGCCGGGCGGACGGAGAACTCCCAGATCGGGGTCTTCCTCGCCTATGCCGGCCGTCGTGGCCGCACGCTGATCGACCGCCGCCTGTATCTCCCCGCCTCGTGGACGGATGACCGGGATCGCTGCCGGGCCGCAGGCATCGCGGATGACGTCGCCTTCGAGACGAAGGTCGTCACCGCGAAGGCGATGGTCCGCAAGGCGATTGCGGACAAGGTCCCCTTCCGGTGGGTGACCGCCGATGCCGCCTACGGATTCTCCAAGGGCTGGCGGTCCGAGCTCGAGCGGGCCGATGTCTTCCATGTCATGGCTACCACCCGGCACGACACCGTCGTCACCCGCTGGGCCATCGACCACCCTGTCCACGACCTGTTTCCCGGCTTGTCCCGGCAGAAGTGGAAACGCCGTTCCTGCGGAAACGGGGCTCACGGCCCGAGGGTCTACGACTGGGCGAGGGTCGAGGTCCGTCCATGGCACCGCGAGGACCGCCGGCACTGGGTGATCGCCCGCCGCAGCGTGAGCCGACCCCAAGAGATCTCCTACTACATCGCTTACTGCCCCGCGGAGACCACCCTCGACGAGCTCATCCATGTCGCCGGCAGCCGGTGGGCGGTCGAGGAATGCTTCCAGAGTGCGAAGCAGGAATGCGGCCTGGACGACTACCAGGTCCGCCGTTACGACGGCTGGCACCGGCACATGACCCTCGCGATGGCAGCCCACGCCTGCCTCACCGTCCTGAAGGCCCGCTCGTCCGACATAGGGAAAGCAGAAACGGATCCTCCCAGCTCATACCCCTCACCCTCCCCGAAATCCGACGGCTGA